A genomic window from Flavobacterium azooxidireducens includes:
- a CDS encoding DUF2383 domain-containing protein, with amino-acid sequence MKTIEKTLNDQLDVLLDLILENYEGFQNAIKFASDDNLKIYFEKKSQESKEFATELIGEFEFLGILDEDESLLDYVKRAWTSIKWVFSACDDEKIINEIMTAEQELIEKYNAILQLQLRPSTRTLLTLQKECIESNLIYTKQLIRLPKLG; translated from the coding sequence ATGAAGACTATCGAAAAAACGTTAAATGACCAATTAGATGTGCTATTGGATTTGATTTTGGAAAACTATGAAGGTTTTCAAAATGCCATAAAATTTGCTTCAGACGATAACCTGAAAATTTATTTTGAAAAAAAGTCGCAAGAATCTAAAGAATTTGCCACAGAATTAATAGGTGAATTTGAATTCTTAGGTATTTTAGATGAAGACGAAAGTTTGCTAGACTACGTAAAACGAGCATGGACTTCTATAAAATGGGTTTTTTCAGCCTGTGATGATGAAAAAATCATCAACGAAATAATGACTGCCGAGCAAGAATTAATTGAAAAATATAATGCCATTCTACAATTGCAATTGCGACCTTCTACCCGAACATTACTGACTTTGCAGAAAGAGTGCATAGAAAGTAACCTTATTTATACAAAGCAGTTAATACGATTGCCGAAGTTGGGTTGA
- a CDS encoding AraC family transcriptional regulator, with product MKTINIESNTIASIFDQLHAQLGGALVIKSNEYILKINNDIAIGTICGASVENAITYIEFNITFKINSSLLYLTENVHFLHFAYCSKGELFQSFFENKKKNKLTQFQTGIFSNKIDKKSYFYFKKENEIKVSIITLDASNVNDSDLYDHLHSNFFKCPNTHQFAYISSYNLKIAKKIEELNAIEQHGLTRNLLINSIVFSILALNVEQHLSDESIVTSNSSSLTKKNMERIKEVSEFIKNNPELDYSVKFLTKKTGLPPHKLQIGFKILHNRTVADYIRNARVEAAENLIRTTELNISEIVYSVGLTSKSYFSKIFKEKYGWNPKQYKKLLNERSSSA from the coding sequence ATGAAAACGATTAATATTGAATCCAACACAATTGCTTCAATTTTTGATCAATTACATGCCCAATTGGGTGGTGCTTTGGTTATAAAATCGAATGAATATATTTTAAAAATAAATAATGACATTGCTATCGGAACTATATGTGGTGCTTCGGTTGAAAATGCCATTACCTACATCGAGTTTAACATAACTTTTAAGATTAATAGTTCGTTGCTTTATCTAACAGAAAATGTACATTTTTTGCATTTTGCTTATTGCTCCAAAGGAGAATTGTTTCAAAGTTTTTTTGAAAACAAAAAGAAAAATAAATTGACTCAATTTCAAACTGGTATTTTTTCAAATAAAATTGATAAAAAATCGTATTTCTATTTTAAAAAAGAGAATGAAATCAAGGTTTCAATTATTACGTTGGATGCTTCTAATGTAAATGATAGTGATTTATACGATCACCTACACTCAAATTTCTTTAAATGCCCGAACACTCATCAATTTGCTTACATTAGTTCCTATAACTTGAAAATCGCAAAGAAAATTGAAGAATTGAATGCCATTGAACAGCATGGTCTAACAAGGAATTTGCTGATTAATAGTATCGTATTTTCAATCTTGGCTTTAAATGTAGAACAACATTTGAGCGATGAATCGATTGTTACCAGTAATTCTTCTTCTTTGACCAAAAAGAATATGGAGCGAATTAAAGAAGTTTCAGAATTTATTAAAAATAATCCGGAGCTTGATTATTCCGTAAAATTCCTTACTAAAAAAACAGGACTGCCTCCACATAAATTGCAAATAGGATTTAAAATTTTGCACAACAGAACAGTGGCCGATTATATTAGAAATGCTCGTGTGGAAGCTGCCGAAAACTTAATTAGAACAACAGAATTAAACATTTCTGAAATTGTTTACAGTGTTGGATTGACCAGTAAAAGTTATTTTTCTAAAATTTTTAAAGAGAAATACGGATGGAATCCAAAACAATATAAAAAGCTATTGAATGAGCGAAGTTCATCGGCTTAA
- a CDS encoding endonuclease/exonuclease/phosphatase family protein — protein sequence MKSILLFLSLTLSIQAQPALLSWNLSNLGSTKSDTTIQFIANQIKAYDIVALQEIVVNPSGAQAVAQLAEELNRTGNKWDYAVSEPTSSSAYKTERYAYLWQTAKVQLIGQPRLEKKYALEIDREPFYATFQYRDKQFTIVNFHAITKKRQPETEIKYFKFLPEEYPDLNLFFVGDFNCPETHSVFNPLKKMGYVPAFENQKTTLRSNCIEQDCLASPFDNMYYRTDKIKVLQQGIIPFYERFETLNDARKISDHVPIWVSFELL from the coding sequence ATGAAATCAATTTTACTTTTTCTATCATTAACTTTATCAATCCAAGCCCAACCCGCCCTGCTCTCCTGGAACCTCTCCAACCTCGGTTCCACCAAATCCGACACCACAATCCAATTCATCGCCAATCAAATAAAAGCCTACGACATCGTAGCCTTGCAAGAAATAGTTGTCAACCCTAGTGGTGCACAAGCTGTAGCTCAATTGGCAGAGGAACTCAACCGCACCGGCAACAAGTGGGATTATGCTGTGAGCGAACCCACGAGTAGCAGTGCCTACAAAACCGAACGCTATGCGTATTTATGGCAAACGGCAAAAGTGCAACTCATTGGCCAACCGCGGCTCGAAAAAAAGTATGCGTTGGAAATTGACCGAGAACCGTTTTATGCTACGTTTCAATATCGGGATAAACAATTTACGATCGTTAACTTTCATGCAATTACCAAAAAAAGACAACCGGAAACGGAGATTAAGTACTTTAAATTTTTGCCGGAAGAATATCCCGATTTAAACTTGTTTTTTGTGGGCGATTTTAATTGTCCGGAAACGCATTCGGTATTTAATCCGTTGAAAAAAATGGGGTATGTTCCCGCTTTTGAAAATCAGAAAACCACCTTGCGATCCAATTGCATTGAGCAAGATTGTTTGGCTTCGCCGTTTGACAACATGTATTATCGAACGGATAAAATAAAGGTGCTTCAACAGGGAATTATTCCATTTTATGAACGTTTTGAAACATTAAATGATGCCCGAAAAATCTCAGACCATGTTCCGATTTGGGTTTCTTTTGAATTACTTTAA